The proteins below are encoded in one region of Scylla paramamosain isolate STU-SP2022 chromosome 8, ASM3559412v1, whole genome shotgun sequence:
- the LOC135102741 gene encoding uncharacterized protein LOC135102741 encodes MEDLLCLGDVDGQGVAGVKVECKEESREVEVTPEVVDKLISSNAQLSQAVAQLCNKFDQMGHMQNMVWSRPVPTIGKFSGRVRRASELDDWVEDATEKIKQLGLQGSEGVSYLCGFLEGPARRRVRNSTVKTVSDLFDCLRSAFGPELNYTDLEKQLHARVQQPGEGVWEFADSLGVIVDKMYKVRDKGDKERQWLLTTWFCRNLRDRKVGVKLGKWWEKHQPVKWEDMVQRAADQVSEAERIVKEEAELVSGKKPERVVRSTLSSPSCSLCGQHGHLGYQCERFKELVSKTAGNGSP; translated from the coding sequence atggaggatttgttgtgtttgggtgatgTTGATGGCCAAGGTGTAGCTGGGGTTAAAGTTGAGTGcaaggaggagagcagggaggtggaagtgacCCCAGAGGTAGTTGATAAATTAATCAGTAGCAATGCTCAGTTATCCCAAGCAGTGGCACAACTGTGTAATAAGTTTGACCAAATGGGGCACATGCAAAATATGGTGTGGTCACGTCCTGTGCCCACTATTGGAAAATTCTCTGGAAGGGTACGGAGGGCCAGTGAGTTGGATGACTGGGTAGAGGAtgccacagagaaaataaagcagctgGGATTACAGGGCTCTGAGGGAGTGTCATACCTGTGTGGGTTCTTGGAAGGCCCAGCCCGTCGAAGGGTCCGCAACAGTACTGTGAAGACTGTGTCTGACCTTTTTGATTGTTTGAGGTCTGcttttggaccagaactgaatTATACAGACTTAGAAAAACAGCTGCATGCTCGGGTTCAACAGCCaggtgaaggagtgtgggaatttgctgattctctgggtgttattgtggataaaatgtacaaagtgagagacaagggagataaagaacggcaatggctgctaactacatggttctgtaggaatttgagagacagaaaagtaggagtgaagttgggaaaatggtgggaaaagcaccagcctgtgaagtgggaggacatggttcagcgagcagcagaccaagtgagtgaggctgagcggattgtgaaggaagaagcagagttagtgagtgggaaaaagccagagagagttgtgaggagtaccctttcttcaccatcttgcTCCTTGTGTGGACAACATGGACACTTGGGATATCAGTGTGAACGGTTCAAGGAGTTGGTGTCCAAGACAGCGG